The Carnobacterium sp. 17-4 genome has a window encoding:
- the def gene encoding peptide deformylase yields the protein MITMEDIIREGHPTLRMVAKELTLPISEEEKQLGNDMLQFLKNSQDPEIAEKYNLRAGVGLAAPQLDISKRLIAVHIPGIEEGIDEPIISTVMVNPKIISHSVQSACLTEGEGCLSVDREVPGYVPRHSRITLTYFDLEGELHKTRLKNYPAIVIQHEIDHINGIMFYDHINKEHPFKIDDDVKVIS from the coding sequence ATGATTACAATGGAAGACATTATTAGAGAAGGCCATCCTACACTAAGAATGGTTGCTAAAGAATTAACATTACCTATTAGTGAAGAAGAAAAGCAATTAGGTAACGACATGCTTCAATTTCTAAAAAACAGCCAAGACCCTGAAATTGCTGAAAAATACAACTTACGTGCAGGAGTAGGACTTGCAGCACCTCAATTAGACATTTCAAAACGTTTGATAGCTGTGCACATCCCTGGAATTGAAGAAGGAATTGACGAGCCTATCATTAGCACTGTAATGGTCAATCCAAAGATTATCAGTCATTCAGTTCAAAGCGCTTGTTTAACTGAAGGTGAAGGTTGCTTATCTGTGGATCGTGAAGTTCCAGGTTACGTGCCTCGCCACAGCCGTATTACATTAACTTACTTTGACTTAGAAGGAGAACTTCACAAAACGCGTTTGAAAAACTATCCAGCGATTGTTATTCAACATGAAATTGACCATATCAATGGCATCATGTTTTATGATCACATCAATAAAGAACATCCTTTTAAAATCGATGACGATGTAAAAGTTATTTCTTAA
- a CDS encoding 6-phospho-beta-glucosidase, which yields MSKFPKDFLWGGALAAHQFEGGWDQGGKGPSVADVMTAGAAGKPREITKTVEEGKFYPNHEAIDFYNRYKEDVALFAEMGLNSLRTSVNWTRIFPKGDEAEPNEAGLQFYDDLFDELLKNGIEPVITLTHFEMPLHLAQTYGGFRNRKVVDFFVKFAEVVFERYKNKVKYWMTFNEINNMMDYTNPIFLWTNVGVRVEEGENAKEVMYTAAHHVLLASALSVKVGRQINPDFQIGAMVSHVPIYPLTAHPEDAMLAEESMHLRYFFPDVQVRGYYPNYTLKEFERDGLNIPIREGDAEILAQGKVDYLGFSYYMSNVVDHKDENNDDEAANVHGKIPYQVDNPYLKASDWGWTIDPVGLRYTLNRFWDRYQIPLFIVENGFGAIDTVEEDGSIHDEARISYLREHIKQMGIAIDRDGVELMGYTPWGIIDIVSFTTGEMKKRYGMIYVDRDNEGNGTMERSKKDSFDWYKKVIESNGKDL from the coding sequence ATGTCTAAATTTCCAAAAGATTTCTTATGGGGCGGAGCTTTAGCCGCACACCAATTCGAAGGTGGCTGGGACCAAGGTGGTAAAGGACCGAGCGTCGCTGATGTGATGACAGCTGGTGCAGCTGGTAAGCCACGCGAAATCACCAAAACTGTTGAAGAGGGTAAATTTTATCCGAATCACGAAGCTATTGATTTTTACAATCGTTATAAAGAAGATGTGGCGTTGTTCGCTGAAATGGGATTGAACAGTTTACGTACATCTGTCAACTGGACACGTATTTTCCCGAAAGGTGACGAAGCTGAACCAAATGAAGCTGGACTTCAATTTTACGATGATTTATTTGATGAATTATTGAAAAATGGTATTGAGCCGGTCATTACGCTAACTCACTTTGAAATGCCGCTTCACTTAGCACAAACTTATGGTGGATTTAGAAACCGTAAAGTAGTCGATTTCTTTGTTAAATTTGCCGAAGTAGTTTTCGAACGTTACAAAAATAAAGTGAAATACTGGATGACGTTTAACGAAATCAACAATATGATGGACTACACAAACCCAATCTTCTTATGGACAAACGTAGGAGTACGAGTTGAAGAAGGCGAAAACGCTAAAGAAGTGATGTATACTGCAGCACACCATGTGTTATTGGCAAGTGCTCTATCAGTGAAAGTTGGTCGCCAAATCAACCCTGATTTCCAAATTGGGGCGATGGTGTCTCATGTACCGATCTACCCATTAACGGCTCATCCAGAAGATGCTATGTTGGCTGAAGAATCCATGCATTTGCGTTATTTCTTCCCGGATGTACAAGTACGTGGGTATTATCCAAACTATACGCTGAAAGAATTTGAGCGCGATGGCTTGAATATTCCTATTCGAGAGGGCGACGCTGAAATATTAGCACAAGGTAAAGTGGACTATCTAGGGTTCAGTTACTATATGTCTAATGTGGTGGATCATAAAGATGAAAATAATGATGATGAAGCTGCTAACGTGCATGGTAAGATTCCTTATCAAGTAGATAACCCATATCTAAAAGCTAGTGACTGGGGTTGGACGATTGATCCTGTAGGGTTACGTTACACGTTGAATCGTTTTTGGGATCGTTATCAAATTCCGCTATTCATTGTGGAAAATGGGTTTGGTGCGATTGATACTGTTGAAGAAGACGGCAGCATCCATGATGAAGCTCGTATCTCTTATTTGCGTGAACACATCAAACAAATGGGCATTGCGATAGATCGCGACGGTGTTGAATTGATGGGGTATACACCTTGGGGCATCATTGATATCGTTTCGTTCACTACTGGAGAAATGAAAAAACGTTATGGTATGATTTATGTCGACCGTGATAATGAAGGTAACGGAACAATGGAACGCAGTAAGAAAGATTCCTTTGACTGGTACAAAAAAGTCATTGAATCGAATGGAAAAGACCTATAA
- the gdhA gene encoding NADP-specific glutamate dehydrogenase yields the protein MIDAKSYVNEVYTKVSERDPDQPEYLQAVKEFFGTIEPVFAAHPELIEKNILERLVEPERILQFRVPWVDDQGAVNVNRGYRVQYNSAIGPYKGGLRFHPSVTQSIVKFLGFEQIFKNSLTGLPIGGGKGGSDFDPKGKSDNEVMRFCQSFMTELQRHIGPDIDVPAGDIGVGAREIGFLFGQYKKLNGFQAGILTGKPIFLGGSLARTEATGYGLVYFTKEMLDDIGKSFKNQKVVVSGSGNVAIYAIEKVQEFGGTVIACSDSDGYIFDPEGIDLALVKKIKEEKRERISEYLTERPNATYENGNIWDLDERYTVALPCATQNEIDGPTAQKMISQGVGAVAEGANMPCNLEAVKEFQKAGIVYGPAKAANAGGVAVSALEMSQNSQRLNWSFEEVDDELKKIMKNIYKEIKDTAKSYNLDGDFVAGANIAGFTKVAKAMLSQGVI from the coding sequence ATGATAGATGCAAAAAGTTATGTTAATGAAGTCTATACTAAAGTTTCAGAACGGGATCCGGATCAACCGGAATATTTGCAAGCAGTAAAAGAATTTTTTGGTACTATCGAACCAGTCTTCGCAGCTCATCCAGAATTAATTGAAAAAAATATATTAGAACGTTTAGTGGAACCAGAAAGAATTCTACAATTTAGAGTTCCCTGGGTTGATGATCAAGGGGCAGTAAATGTAAACCGTGGATACAGAGTGCAATACAATTCTGCTATAGGACCTTATAAAGGTGGACTACGTTTCCATCCATCTGTTACACAAAGTATTGTGAAGTTTTTAGGATTTGAGCAAATTTTCAAAAATAGTCTAACTGGATTGCCTATTGGTGGCGGTAAAGGTGGTAGTGACTTTGATCCAAAAGGGAAATCTGACAATGAAGTTATGCGTTTTTGTCAAAGTTTTATGACAGAACTGCAACGTCATATAGGACCAGATATCGATGTACCAGCTGGTGATATCGGAGTAGGTGCACGTGAAATCGGATTTTTATTTGGCCAATATAAAAAGTTGAATGGCTTTCAAGCGGGAATTCTAACTGGAAAACCAATTTTCTTAGGTGGTAGTTTAGCACGAACAGAAGCTACCGGCTACGGATTAGTTTACTTTACTAAAGAAATGTTAGATGATATTGGAAAATCTTTCAAAAATCAAAAGGTCGTTGTTTCTGGAAGTGGAAATGTAGCCATCTATGCAATTGAAAAAGTTCAAGAATTTGGCGGAACGGTTATTGCTTGTTCGGATTCAGATGGTTATATTTTTGATCCAGAAGGAATTGATTTAGCACTTGTTAAAAAAATCAAAGAAGAAAAAAGAGAAAGAATTTCTGAATATCTAACGGAACGTCCTAACGCAACCTATGAAAACGGCAATATTTGGGACCTAGATGAAAGATATACGGTCGCACTTCCATGTGCAACACAAAATGAGATTGATGGACCAACAGCCCAAAAAATGATTAGCCAAGGAGTTGGTGCTGTTGCTGAAGGAGCCAACATGCCATGTAATTTAGAGGCTGTTAAAGAGTTTCAAAAAGCTGGAATCGTATATGGTCCAGCTAAAGCAGCCAATGCTGGTGGTGTAGCAGTTTCAGCATTAGAAATGAGCCAAAACAGTCAAAGACTAAATTGGAGTTTTGAAGAAGTAGATGATGAATTGAAAAAAATTATGAAAAACATCTATAAAGAAATAAAAGATACAGCTAAGTCTTATAATTTAGATGGAGATTTTGTAGCTGGAGCGAATATTGCTGGTTTTACAAAAGTTGCAAA
- a CDS encoding PTS transporter subunit EIIC, translating to MKENKNRVLAERILEEIGGEKNISNSTHCATRLRLVLKEENEEMVQSVKKLPGVIDVVRKGGQFQVVIGNTVDKVYIEFSELTGGEKKEATEDTKKGNIFSRMIATMSAVFAPFVYVLAAAGTIQGALIILSQIWPSIVETGTYQVFDVVSWSPFTFLPIFIAVTASKHFKTNTYTAIFANAALVAPGFSELAQRAGAGEAISFFGMPLSETVYTSTVIPAILLVWLLSYLERILERILPEAVTRLFTPLFSILIAVPLTIIVIGPLSAAGANVVAAGYTALAVSFPALAGIIIGGAWQLFVLLGVHWGITPVILANHEQYGMDTFQVYQTIAVISQVGAALAVFLKTKKKEVRSVSLSAAITGLFGITEPAIYGVNLRFKKPFIIGIVTGAVASLVTSFFNSFSFVYTGLPGPLTIINTYSADHPSSFWGVLTGTVIALILPIVLVQIFGYGDDAVEEAADVPLSTTELDAEGNN from the coding sequence ATGAAAGAAAATAAAAACCGCGTTTTAGCTGAACGGATTTTGGAAGAGATTGGTGGAGAAAAAAACATATCCAATTCGACTCACTGTGCCACACGCTTACGGTTGGTGCTGAAAGAAGAAAACGAAGAGATGGTTCAGTCTGTGAAAAAACTACCAGGGGTTATTGACGTAGTTCGTAAAGGTGGACAATTCCAAGTTGTTATTGGAAACACAGTAGATAAAGTTTACATTGAATTTAGTGAACTAACTGGAGGAGAGAAGAAAGAAGCGACAGAAGATACGAAGAAAGGCAATATCTTTAGCCGGATGATCGCGACAATGTCAGCTGTTTTTGCACCATTTGTTTATGTATTGGCAGCTGCCGGAACGATTCAAGGGGCTTTGATCATTTTGTCTCAGATTTGGCCAAGCATTGTAGAAACAGGCACTTATCAAGTATTTGATGTGGTATCTTGGTCACCATTTACATTCTTACCGATTTTTATTGCGGTAACAGCGTCTAAACATTTTAAAACAAATACGTATACGGCAATTTTTGCAAACGCTGCCTTGGTAGCGCCAGGATTTTCAGAATTGGCGCAACGCGCAGGTGCAGGAGAAGCCATTTCTTTCTTCGGTATGCCATTAAGTGAAACCGTTTATACTTCAACGGTTATCCCAGCTATTTTGCTGGTATGGTTGTTATCGTATTTGGAACGTATCTTAGAACGCATTTTACCAGAGGCTGTAACGCGCTTGTTTACGCCATTATTTAGTATTTTGATTGCGGTTCCGTTAACCATTATCGTCATAGGACCGTTGTCTGCAGCCGGAGCAAATGTAGTGGCAGCAGGCTATACAGCCTTAGCGGTTTCTTTCCCAGCCTTAGCTGGTATCATTATTGGGGGAGCATGGCAGTTGTTTGTATTGCTGGGAGTCCACTGGGGAATTACACCAGTCATTCTAGCAAACCATGAACAATATGGAATGGACACTTTCCAAGTGTATCAAACGATTGCGGTTATCTCTCAAGTAGGAGCCGCTTTAGCCGTTTTCTTAAAAACAAAGAAAAAAGAAGTTCGCAGTGTCAGTTTATCTGCAGCGATTACTGGTTTATTCGGAATTACTGAGCCAGCAATTTATGGGGTTAACTTACGTTTCAAGAAACCATTTATTATTGGAATTGTTACGGGAGCAGTTGCTTCATTGGTAACTAGTTTCTTTAATTCTTTCTCATTTGTATATACAGGATTACCAGGGCCTCTAACCATCATCAATACGTACAGTGCTGATCATCCATCTTCTTTCTGGGGAGTGTTAACTGGAACGGTTATTGCTCTTATCTTGCCAATCGTATTGGTTCAAATCTTTGGTTATGGGGATGACGCTGTAGAAGAAGCAGCTGATGTACCATTGAGTACAACAGAATTGGATGCTGAAGGCAACAACTAA
- a CDS encoding GntR family transcriptional regulator, translating into MNKYHEVANKINIYIQENNLTRGHKLPTLTELEGIYEVSKNTIIKALEVLETNGVIYQVRGSGTYVRGRHRKGFVNLTDVQGFHSIFREFNLSSEVIELKEIEAPSNVAEILELTNQETIYYIKRVRYIESRPFCVEESYYLKTVVPYLNEEIASQSIFNYLTEDLKINIRFSDLFMRIGKLTQEEAAYLQLEAHDPSLTIESIYYLSSGHPFNYSNIKYHYEEAQFFVQGNNF; encoded by the coding sequence ATGAATAAATACCATGAAGTCGCCAATAAAATCAATATCTACATTCAAGAAAATAATTTAACACGCGGCCATAAATTGCCTACTCTCACTGAATTAGAAGGTATATATGAAGTCAGTAAAAACACGATTATTAAAGCATTGGAAGTTTTAGAGACAAATGGTGTGATTTACCAAGTAAGAGGCAGCGGTACATATGTACGTGGTCGTCACCGCAAAGGATTTGTGAATTTAACTGATGTTCAAGGATTCCATAGCATTTTTAGAGAATTCAATTTGTCTTCTGAAGTCATTGAATTAAAAGAAATCGAAGCACCTTCAAATGTCGCAGAGATACTTGAACTCACAAACCAAGAAACGATCTATTACATTAAACGCGTCCGCTACATTGAATCACGTCCCTTTTGTGTGGAAGAATCCTATTACCTCAAGACGGTCGTGCCTTATTTGAATGAAGAAATTGCCAGTCAGTCTATTTTCAACTATTTAACTGAGGACCTAAAAATAAATATTCGTTTTTCAGATTTATTTATGCGTATTGGAAAATTAACTCAAGAAGAAGCGGCATATTTACAGTTGGAAGCACACGACCCTTCTTTAACAATCGAAAGTATCTATTATTTAAGCAGCGGGCATCCATTTAACTATTCCAATATCAAATACCATTACGAAGAAGCTCAATTCTTTGTGCAAGGGAATAATTTTTAA